A stretch of Nilaparvata lugens isolate BPH chromosome 12, ASM1435652v1, whole genome shotgun sequence DNA encodes these proteins:
- the LOC111061660 gene encoding uncharacterized protein LOC111061660 isoform X2 → MLLTDGDEMTSCKLMEVNRAVIEENLQSSWEVDTKWTSQPQNNISNFYSAATPSSSAATAASY, encoded by the exons ATGCTCTTAACAG ATGGTGATGAGATGACGTCGTGCAAGTTGATGGAAGTGAACCGGGCAGTGATAGAAGAAAATTTGCAAAGCAG TTGGGAAGTGGACACAAAATGGACATCGCAGCCACAAAACAACATTAGTAACTTCTATTCTGCTGCTACTCCGTCATCTTCTGCTGCTACTGCTGCTTCTTATTAG
- the LOC120353768 gene encoding jerky protein-like → MAKRKYGAWKEEDMERALAAYRNGDIGFNECCRQYGIPKPTLKRHLDGKNITANEGKKSMGRHTTLPPEVEQQLVEHIKKLEACFFGLTITDVRRLAFQIAERNCIPHVFNEESRIAGKKWYYNFMKRHKDISLREPQATSLARAQGFSKENVNEFFVLLRKTVEENKIDATSIFNIDETGVSTVQNKCQKVIAEKGKRAVGSISSGERGVNTTVVCCSSAAGMYVPPLIIFKRMRMCDDLKVGAPPGSLVDISENGWINSELFVKWLRHFIETVKPTKERKVLLLLDGHTTHSKNLEALEIAREAGVIMLQLPGHTTHRLQPLDRSFFKPFKGYFTQAVDKWLRTNPGLRITQYQISQLVNEAYCKAATIENSCNGFKCSGVWPVDASIFSEMDFLPAECLNKSSEENLEKG, encoded by the exons ATGGCAAAAAGGAAGTATGGAGCTTGGAAGGAAGAGGACATGGAAAGAGCATTGGCTGCATATAGAAATGGAGACATCGGCTTCAACGAATGCTGCAGACAATATGGAATTCCTAAACCGACTCTGAAGCGTCATTTAGATGGAAAAAATATTACTGCTAATGAAGGGAAAAAATCAATGGGACGTCACACCACATTACCACCTGAAGTGGAACAACAGCTTGTTGAACACATAAAGAAACTGGAGGCATGTTTTTTTGGGCTTACCATAACTGACGTTCGTAGACTAGCATTTCAAATTGCTGAGAGGAATTGTATCCCCCATGTATTCAATGAAGAGAGCAGAATCGCTGGGAAAAAATGGTACTACAATTTTATGAAACGCCACAAGGACATTTCACTTCGTGAGCCTCAGGCAACATCTTTGGCTAGAGCTCAAGGATTTTCCAAAGaaaatgtaaatgaattttttgtactTTTGAGAAAGACTGTAGAGGAGAATAAAATTGATGCCACCTCTATTTTTAACATTGATGAGACAGGCGTGAGTACTGTACAAAACAAATGTCAGAAGGTGATAGCTGAGAAGGGTAAGCGAGCTGTTGGGTCCATATCTAGTGGAGAAAGAGGTGTTAATACCACTGTTGTTTGTTGTTCAAGTGCAGCAGGGATGTATGTTCCACCCTTAATCATATTTAAGAGAATGAGGATGTGTGATGATTTGAAGGTTGGAGCACCACCTGGAAGTCTAGTGGATATTTCGGAAAATGGATGGATAAATTCTGAGTTGTTTGTTAAGTGGCTTCGACACTTTATTGAAACAGTGAAGCCAACCAAAGAGAGAAaagttcttctccttcttgatGGCCACACAACTCATTCCAAGAACTTGGAAGCATTGGAAATTGCTCGCGAGGCTGGCGTGATAATGTTGCAACTACCAGGACATACAACTCATCGTCTGCAACCATTGGACAGGTCCTTTTTCAAACCTTTCAAAGGCTACTTCACTCAAGCTGTGGATAAATGGCTTCGAACAAACCCTGGTCTGAGAATCACCCAATATCAGATTTCACAGTTAGTGAATGAAGCATATTGCAAAGCTGCCACAATCGAAAACTCCTGCAATGGCTTCAAATGTAGTGGTGTTTGGCCTGTTGATGCTTCGATCTTTTCCGAGATGGACTTTCTGCCAGCCGAGTGCCTCAACAAATCTTCAGAAGAAAATCTAGAGAAAG GTTAG